From a single Rosa rugosa chromosome 7, drRosRugo1.1, whole genome shotgun sequence genomic region:
- the LOC133722960 gene encoding protein FAR1-RELATED SEQUENCE 5-like, which produces MDGSYESSMCNGSDCNEMQYKGVRYDKLSTEDLKGQEFNTVEEAESFYNAYAKAMGFDVRNDYKRLSIRTTGRVTSLRLVCSAQGKRREEYMSNKKRVRRPKKETRFSCPCLFKVRYRSNINAYIVDDFITNHSHQLAQAHESHLLRSHRSVEDHHLALATSMQRVSVKPCHTYEYIVDRSGGFKNVGFIMKDLYNKLDSRRREILLEGDAEAALAYMRGKVATDSHFYCKFSIDEDNRLLQVSVKDLWRCWNLRAALATGTWESQGAATGILQTNSRHPDFEGKNGAQGYRRGSTTIRHPNVHRV; this is translated from the exons aTGGATGGATCGTATGAATCTTCAATGTGTAATGGAAGTGACTGTAATGAAATGCAATATAAGGGAGTTCGGTATGATAAGTTGTCTACAGAAGATCTTAAAGGGCAGGAGTTTAATACTGTGGAGGAAGCTGAGTCCTTTTACAATGCTTATGCAAAGGCCATGGGTTTTGATGTTAGAAACGACTACAAGAGATTAAGTATACGCACAACAGGGAGAGTCACTTCATTGCGATTGGTTTGTTCTGCTCaagggaaaagaagagaagagtaCATGAGTAACAAGAAAAGAGTTCGCAGgccaaagaaagaaacaagatTCAGTTGTCCATGCTTGTTCAAAGTAAGGTACCGTTCGAATATTAATGCCTATATTGTTGATGATTTCATAACGAACCACTCACATCAGCTTGCACAAGCACATGAGTCGCATCTTCTTCGATCACACAGATCAGTTGAAGATCATCATTTAGCACTGGCCACATCTATGCAGAGAGTGTCTGTTAAGCCTTGTCATACATATGAATACATTGTTGATAGATCAGGAGGTTTTAAGAATGTCGGGTTTATTATGAAGGACTTGTACAACAAGTTAGATTCAAGACGCCGAGAAATTTTACTTGAGGGTGATGCAGAAGCTGCACTTGCATATATGAGAGGCAAAGTTGCCACAGACTCGCATTTCTACTGCAAGTTTAGCATAGATGAAGATAACAG ATTGTTGCAGGTTTCAGTCAAAGATTTGTGGCGCTGCTGGAACTTGAGAGCAGCGCTTGCTACTGGAACATGGGAGAGCCAGGGGGCTGCTACCGGGATTTTACAAACCAACAGCCGTCACCCGGATTTTGAGGGCAAAAATGGTGCCCAGGGATATCGCCGGGGCTCGACGACAATACGGCATCCCAATGTACACCGTGTCTAA
- the LOC133722961 gene encoding uncharacterized protein LOC133722961 — MGFMIKIIHPDCVPVQRNGFDCGIFMIKFMEDYENASKAGDKYHSVNERLRIALTLLKHPDNQARNNIAEARQRSLQKVICKKRGSNTMKTDQDCTTRSDTDEGSQRSPKKMKAIQEIDATNMNKKMGPGRPRGSKNKPKK; from the exons ATGGgttttatgattaaaattatTCATCCCGATTGTGTTCCAGTACAAAGAAATGGATTCGATTGTGgcatttttatgattaaattcatGGAGGATTATGAGAATGCATCCAAAGCAGGGGACAAG TATCATTCTGTGAACGAGCGTTTGCGCATAGCTCTCACCTTGTTGAAGCATCCGGACAACCAAGCACGCAACAATATTGCTGAAGCTAGACAAAGGTCACTTCAAAAAGTTATATGCAAGAAACGTGGATCAAACACAATGAAGACAGATCAAGACTGCACAACACGCAGCGATACCGATGAAGGTTCGCAAAGGTCTCCAAAGAAAATGAAGGCAATCCAagaaatagatgcaaccaacaTGAACAAGAAAATGGGTCCTGGTCGGCCTCGTGGCTCAAAGAATAAACCTAAGAAATAA